One Corynebacterium tuberculostearicum DNA window includes the following coding sequences:
- a CDS encoding IS256 family transposase, with protein MTTVARRDPADKAKIDAIEKKLLANPEIAKLIDDLGTSTTDANDLVRGMLQASITRGLNAEMDAHLGYESGDRSGKAAAGTDNHRNGSYTKTVDSNYGPVTVDIPRDRTGTFIPTMVPKGSRRLTDVDDMIVSLYAGGMTIRDIQHHMATAMRVDISHETISAVTDAVLDEVMVWQNRQLDEFYPVIFLDALRIKVRDGGRVVNKSAYMAIGVDLDGIKHILGLWIAKEEGASFWAQVCANLSNRGVKDVFIVCCDGLKGLPEAVEATWPNSMVQTCIVHLIRAANRWVAYGDRRAVSAALKKVYTATDESTARAALAEFEASELGEKYPRSVKVWQDAWARFVPFLQFPPAARKVIYTTNSIESFNNELRKATRNRVQFTNDESALKTLWLMICNIEDKRAAKRAKQGKRVSRTAGRLMEGARVSGWKQAINQMAVAYPDRFDKYL; from the coding sequence ATGACTACTGTGGCGAGACGAGATCCGGCCGATAAGGCCAAGATTGATGCGATTGAAAAGAAGCTTCTTGCTAACCCTGAAATCGCGAAACTGATTGACGACCTAGGCACGTCCACAACGGATGCCAATGACCTGGTTCGCGGCATGCTGCAAGCCTCGATTACTAGGGGTTTGAATGCCGAGATGGATGCCCACCTCGGCTACGAGTCTGGTGATAGGAGCGGCAAAGCTGCAGCTGGGACAGACAATCACCGCAACGGGTCGTACACAAAGACCGTGGATTCTAACTACGGGCCGGTCACCGTGGATATCCCCAGAGACAGGACTGGGACGTTTATCCCAACTATGGTCCCTAAAGGCTCGAGACGTTTAACTGATGTCGATGACATGATTGTCAGCTTGTACGCCGGTGGGATGACAATCAGGGATATCCAGCACCACATGGCAACGGCGATGCGGGTTGATATCTCCCATGAGACGATTTCAGCGGTTACTGACGCCGTCTTGGATGAGGTTATGGTCTGGCAAAACCGCCAGCTAGATGAGTTCTACCCGGTCATTTTCCTGGACGCGCTGCGCATTAAAGTCCGCGATGGCGGCCGGGTAGTCAACAAGAGTGCGTACATGGCAATCGGTGTGGACCTTGACGGCATCAAACACATTTTAGGATTGTGGATTGCCAAAGAAGAAGGCGCTTCATTTTGGGCGCAGGTATGCGCCAATCTTTCTAACCGTGGTGTCAAAGACGTCTTTATCGTCTGCTGTGACGGGCTGAAAGGCCTACCAGAAGCAGTCGAGGCAACCTGGCCGAACTCTATGGTGCAAACCTGTATCGTGCACCTGATACGTGCCGCGAACCGGTGGGTAGCCTACGGGGATCGCCGGGCTGTATCAGCCGCGTTGAAGAAGGTCTACACCGCCACAGACGAGTCCACAGCTAGGGCTGCTTTAGCCGAATTCGAGGCTTCCGAGCTGGGTGAGAAGTATCCCCGCTCAGTCAAGGTCTGGCAGGACGCGTGGGCGCGGTTTGTCCCGTTTCTGCAGTTCCCACCAGCAGCTAGGAAGGTGATCTATACGACGAACTCCATTGAATCTTTTAACAATGAGCTGCGTAAAGCTACTCGCAACAGGGTGCAGTTCACCAACGATGAATCAGCCCTAAAGACGCTGTGGTTGATGATCTGCAATATTGAAGACAAGCGAGCCGCCAAGAGAGCAAAGCAAGGTAAACGAGTCTCAAGAACAGCCGGCAGACTCATGGAAGGAGCCCGAGTATCCGGCTGGAAACAAGCCATCAACCAAATGGCCGTGGCCTACCCCGACCGCTTCGACAAATACCTATAA
- the dtd gene encoding D-aminoacyl-tRNA deacylase gives MRAVLTRVSEATVTVDGETVGAITSPETGGLLALIGVSREDMDGWQPRAEKMARKIAELRILDGEVSVIDAGAPVLVVSQFTLYGRTAKGRRPSWADAAPGPEAEPVIAAIIANLREHGVSVETGQFGAKMRVSSVSEGPFTVLVET, from the coding sequence ATGCGCGCAGTTTTGACTCGGGTATCAGAGGCCACAGTGACCGTCGATGGAGAGACCGTAGGGGCCATTACTAGTCCCGAAACCGGTGGCCTTCTCGCTCTAATTGGGGTCTCACGCGAGGATATGGATGGTTGGCAGCCCCGCGCTGAGAAGATGGCACGCAAGATTGCAGAACTGCGCATTCTTGATGGCGAAGTGTCAGTCATTGATGCCGGAGCGCCCGTGCTTGTGGTGAGCCAATTTACTTTGTACGGCCGCACTGCCAAAGGGCGACGCCCTTCGTGGGCGGATGCCGCTCCAGGACCCGAGGCCGAACCGGTCATCGCGGCGATTATTGCGAACCTCAGGGAACACGGCGTGTCAGTAGAAACAGGCCAATTCGGGGCTAAAATGCGCGTTTCCTCTGTGAGTGAAGGACCTTTCACCGTCTTGGTAGAGACCTAG
- a CDS encoding DUF3099 domain-containing protein: MFGKKERYLITDAKLSPGQDRKRREIRYGIFQFLRVPSLLIAGFFLYMHWWLLAAIIVGVTFPLPWIAVVIGNGRGEKKDKREKNVYKPAMNRQLYSQTHAPQVSGGTARPIEAHHDIIDHEEE, from the coding sequence TTGTTTGGCAAAAAAGAGCGCTACCTCATCACAGATGCCAAGCTCTCGCCTGGCCAGGACCGCAAGCGCCGCGAAATTCGGTATGGAATCTTCCAGTTTTTACGCGTTCCTTCCCTGCTCATCGCCGGCTTCTTCCTTTATATGCATTGGTGGCTTTTAGCCGCCATCATTGTGGGCGTGACTTTTCCCCTCCCCTGGATAGCCGTGGTGATTGGCAACGGCCGGGGAGAAAAGAAGGATAAGCGCGAGAAAAACGTGTACAAGCCAGCCATGAACCGGCAGCTTTATAGCCAGACCCACGCCCCACAGGTATCCGGCGGCACTGCCCGGCCTATTGAGGCACACCACGACATCATTGATCACGAAGAAGAGTAA
- a CDS encoding DUF7059 domain-containing protein, giving the protein MTTAFGPDFDATALATLAAELSDVFTAAGFTTDGVAGHLGPEVTEALFRGEPAPVALAAHSESQLDLLIRFFLLHEHLPATLLGEAVGARLATQLLDANVALADAHGKAYIALDIRPHTIVGANRLIFSDVDASLVDHVPGPDHVLGVGAASLSLLQSTPVSPVGSVLDLGTGSGVQLLGQLDCAEKITATDVHERALELAEATIAATGDSEKVELLQGSWFAPVAGRRFDRLVANPPFVVGLPEVGHVYRDSGLNLDGASELVVSRATDHLTPGGTAHLLAAWVHTSGETWQQRVASWLPDKGIAAWIIQRDVADPALYVSTWLEDESLDVRSPEGQQRSRAWLEHFQQHEVNGIGFGFVAIQRIGDDEPADILAEEMPQAFSDPLGPEVEEYFARVAWLRDLVPGELQGKHFQVRPGLAREDISTPDGDLGQGFTRAALRLTRTDGPRWSHEVDEHIAAIVAGLNPQGLNLEETIGLYAAAHGFDEAELTTAALPAVIDMVRHGLLIPADLLLDTDSPDLS; this is encoded by the coding sequence ATGACGACCGCTTTTGGCCCCGACTTTGATGCCACCGCGCTAGCCACGCTGGCCGCAGAGCTTTCCGACGTCTTTACCGCCGCCGGTTTTACTACCGATGGCGTAGCCGGGCACCTAGGTCCGGAAGTTACCGAGGCCCTCTTCCGCGGCGAACCCGCACCAGTTGCGCTCGCCGCGCACAGCGAATCTCAATTGGATCTTTTGATCCGCTTCTTCCTCCTGCATGAACACCTACCGGCCACGCTTTTGGGCGAGGCGGTAGGCGCGCGCTTGGCTACCCAGTTGCTTGATGCCAATGTTGCGCTTGCCGACGCCCATGGCAAGGCCTACATTGCCCTCGATATCCGCCCCCACACCATCGTTGGCGCCAACCGTCTCATCTTCTCCGACGTCGACGCCTCCTTGGTCGACCACGTACCTGGCCCAGACCATGTGCTTGGCGTTGGTGCGGCAAGCCTTTCGCTGCTGCAATCCACGCCAGTAAGCCCAGTGGGCAGCGTCTTAGATCTAGGCACTGGCTCGGGCGTCCAATTGCTGGGGCAGCTCGATTGCGCTGAAAAGATTACCGCCACCGACGTGCATGAGCGTGCATTGGAGTTGGCCGAGGCTACCATTGCCGCTACTGGCGATAGCGAGAAAGTGGAATTGCTGCAAGGTTCGTGGTTCGCCCCCGTAGCCGGCCGCCGCTTTGACCGCCTCGTAGCTAACCCACCTTTTGTTGTTGGCCTTCCCGAAGTTGGCCACGTCTACCGCGATTCCGGGTTAAATCTGGACGGTGCCAGCGAGCTGGTTGTCTCTCGGGCCACCGATCACCTAACCCCTGGCGGCACGGCTCACCTTCTGGCAGCTTGGGTACACACCAGCGGCGAGACCTGGCAGCAACGCGTTGCCTCCTGGCTGCCAGACAAGGGAATTGCTGCCTGGATCATCCAGCGCGACGTAGCCGATCCCGCACTCTATGTGTCCACCTGGCTCGAGGATGAATCCCTGGATGTACGCTCCCCTGAAGGACAACAGCGCTCTCGCGCCTGGCTGGAACATTTCCAGCAACATGAGGTCAATGGCATTGGCTTTGGATTTGTCGCTATCCAACGCATCGGCGACGATGAACCTGCCGATATCTTGGCCGAAGAAATGCCGCAGGCCTTTAGCGACCCACTTGGACCTGAAGTAGAAGAATACTTTGCCCGTGTGGCGTGGTTGCGCGACCTAGTACCCGGCGAGCTACAGGGAAAGCACTTCCAGGTACGCCCGGGGCTGGCACGCGAAGATATCAGCACCCCAGATGGGGATTTGGGCCAGGGATTTACACGGGCCGCTCTACGCCTTACTCGCACCGACGGTCCGCGCTGGAGCCACGAAGTAGATGAACACATCGCTGCCATTGTCGCCGGACTCAACCCACAGGGCTTGAACCTGGAAGAAACCATTGGCCTGTATGCGGCGGCGCACGGATTCGACGAAGCAGAACTTACTACTGCTGCCCTACCCGCCGTGATCGATATGGTCCGACATGGCCTGCTTATCCCAGCTGATCTCCTCTTGGATACCGATTCGCCGGACCTCAGCTAG
- a CDS encoding DUF3039 domain-containing protein, producing MECVTTTTKTIERPDIREDTSTTDNDTPKFFHYVKKDHILDSAVNGKYVVALCGETFPVTKQAKPGSPVCPDCERVYKGLRRK from the coding sequence ATGGAGTGCGTGACTACGACTACGAAGACAATTGAACGGCCAGATATTCGTGAAGACACTTCGACGACGGATAATGACACGCCGAAGTTCTTCCACTACGTCAAAAAGGATCACATCCTCGATTCCGCGGTGAACGGCAAGTACGTCGTTGCGCTGTGCGGCGAAACTTTCCCGGTGACCAAGCAGGCAAAGCCGGGTTCTCCGGTGTGCCCCGATTGTGAGCGTGTGTATAAGGGTCTGCGCCGCAAGTGA
- a CDS encoding HAAAP family serine/threonine permease, with product MSHSITRRNKAQHPENQAEMPEDLKASKAAPSSKESAPAPGIDTPFDGQKGAPKWNKEDTVWMLSLFGTAIGAGVLFLPINAGIGGIIPLIIMTVLALPMTYWAHRGMTRLVLSSSKPDGDLTDVVEEHFGKKAGVLMNILYFLSVYPILLVYSVTITNTVNSFLEHQLGITPPDRWLTSLLLVGGLILIVRMGKDVVVHVMSYLVYPFIGILVLLSLYLIPKWNTALFDSFDLNVAREASGHSMGVTLMLLVPVMVFSFNHSPMISSFAVDRRQTYGKFAEAKSRKTLLRAEILMVVVVMFFVFSTALSLSPADMADAKAQNITILSYLANHFDNPLIQWIAPVIAMIAVAKSFLGHYLGAAEGFEGLVIKGSKNASKDDAESAHKLDTITLIFMLVTAWLVAWADPSILGMIETLCGPTIAIMLFIIPMVAIHKVPALKRYKGMASNYFVFFMGLVALATIIYSIVQAF from the coding sequence ATGTCCCACTCAATCACGCGGCGCAACAAGGCCCAGCACCCAGAAAACCAGGCTGAGATGCCTGAGGATCTCAAGGCCTCCAAGGCAGCTCCCTCATCCAAGGAATCCGCACCCGCCCCTGGCATTGACACCCCGTTCGATGGCCAGAAGGGTGCACCGAAGTGGAATAAGGAAGACACCGTATGGATGCTCTCCCTGTTCGGCACCGCAATCGGCGCTGGTGTCCTCTTCCTTCCCATTAACGCCGGCATCGGTGGCATCATCCCGCTTATCATCATGACGGTCTTAGCACTGCCTATGACCTACTGGGCTCACCGCGGAATGACCCGCTTGGTACTGTCCAGTTCCAAGCCAGACGGTGACCTCACGGACGTCGTGGAAGAGCACTTTGGCAAGAAGGCTGGTGTGCTCATGAACATCCTGTACTTCCTGTCGGTCTACCCCATCCTGCTGGTCTACTCGGTCACCATCACCAACACGGTCAACTCCTTCCTGGAGCACCAGCTCGGAATTACTCCTCCGGACCGCTGGCTTACCTCCCTCCTGCTGGTAGGCGGCCTCATCCTAATCGTCCGCATGGGCAAGGACGTCGTAGTTCACGTCATGTCCTATTTGGTATACCCATTCATCGGCATCTTGGTTCTGCTTTCCCTCTACCTCATCCCGAAGTGGAATACCGCGCTCTTCGATTCCTTCGACCTCAACGTCGCTCGCGAGGCTTCTGGCCACAGCATGGGCGTTACCCTGATGCTGCTGGTTCCGGTTATGGTCTTCTCCTTCAACCACTCCCCGATGATTTCCTCCTTCGCCGTTGACCGCCGCCAGACCTACGGCAAGTTCGCTGAGGCCAAGTCCCGCAAGACCTTGCTCCGCGCAGAAATCCTCATGGTCGTCGTGGTTATGTTCTTCGTCTTCTCCACCGCTCTAAGCCTCTCCCCGGCTGACATGGCGGACGCTAAGGCACAAAACATCACCATCCTGTCCTACTTGGCCAACCACTTCGATAACCCACTTATCCAGTGGATTGCCCCAGTCATCGCCATGATTGCAGTTGCTAAGTCCTTCCTCGGCCACTACCTCGGCGCAGCCGAAGGCTTCGAAGGCCTCGTCATCAAGGGCAGCAAGAACGCAAGCAAGGACGACGCAGAGTCCGCTCACAAGCTCGATACCATCACCCTCATCTTCATGCTGGTCACCGCTTGGCTCGTCGCCTGGGCTGACCCATCCATCCTGGGCATGATTGAAACCCTGTGTGGCCCGACGATTGCCATCATGCTCTTCATCATCCCAATGGTCGCCATCCACAAGGTCCCAGCGCTGAAGCGCTACAAGGGCATGGCTTCCAACTACTTCGTCTTCTTCATGGGCCTCGTCGCCCTAGCAACCATCATCTACTCCATCGTCCAGGCCTTCTAA
- a CDS encoding DEAD/DEAH box helicase, translating to MRTFKKTNLRAWQQSALDKFLATKPQDFMAVATPGAGKTTFALRIATELMEDRTVERVIVVVPTEHLKTQWSSAAARVGLALDPAFSNSSAVNPSMDGIVVTYAQVGMHPFKHRAVASARRTLVILDEIHHAGDAKSWGDGVKEAYDDVNHRLALTGTPFRSDDSPIPFVQYVDDGEGHKVSRSDHTYGYGDALADGVVRPVVFLSYSGEARWRDSAGEEHAARLGDIMNAEQTARAWRTALDPKGEWIPAVLQAAHTRLMQMRRNMPDAGGLVLASDTTTARAYAKILKQLSNTPVSVILSDDPGSSDRIQEFSESTDEWMVAVRMVSEGVDVPRLAVGVYATSASTPLFFAQAIGRFVRSRMPGETASVFLPSVPVLLGLAENMEKSRDHVLGEEKPDKEGWDDELLEQANQKKTEPDMLEKSYESLGAEAEFSGLLYNGSQFNTGDMTTDEEADFLGIPGLLDADQVKDLLRKKQSEEMDRREAEEKARRAAEAEEAHRRKLYGMDYAPASRKKSMESESSDTGVVDELGQLRKELNTVVSIAAQRSGRPHGAIHTEVRKACGGPPTALCNADQLRERIEYLRKW from the coding sequence GTGAGGACTTTTAAAAAGACTAACCTTCGCGCCTGGCAGCAATCCGCCCTCGATAAATTCCTCGCCACTAAGCCGCAGGACTTCATGGCGGTGGCGACCCCGGGCGCCGGAAAGACTACCTTCGCGCTGCGCATTGCTACCGAGCTCATGGAAGACCGTACGGTCGAGCGCGTAATCGTGGTGGTGCCTACCGAACACCTCAAGACCCAGTGGTCTAGCGCTGCCGCGCGCGTAGGTCTGGCTCTCGATCCGGCGTTTAGCAATTCCTCCGCCGTTAATCCCTCGATGGACGGCATTGTGGTGACTTATGCGCAAGTGGGTATGCACCCCTTCAAGCACCGCGCGGTGGCCTCTGCACGGCGCACTTTGGTGATCCTTGATGAGATTCACCATGCAGGCGACGCCAAGAGCTGGGGCGATGGCGTCAAGGAAGCCTACGACGATGTCAATCACCGCCTGGCCTTGACCGGTACGCCTTTCCGCTCCGATGACTCACCCATTCCATTCGTCCAGTACGTGGACGATGGGGAGGGGCACAAGGTATCCCGCTCGGACCATACCTATGGTTATGGCGATGCGCTTGCCGACGGCGTCGTGCGCCCCGTTGTCTTTCTTTCTTACTCTGGTGAAGCCCGCTGGCGCGACTCGGCCGGCGAGGAACATGCAGCCCGTTTGGGCGACATTATGAATGCGGAGCAAACCGCCCGAGCGTGGCGCACCGCCTTGGACCCCAAGGGTGAGTGGATCCCTGCTGTGCTGCAGGCGGCGCATACCCGCCTGATGCAAATGCGGCGCAATATGCCGGATGCCGGCGGCCTCGTACTGGCTTCGGACACGACGACCGCACGCGCGTATGCCAAGATCCTCAAACAGCTTTCTAATACGCCAGTGTCGGTGATTTTGTCTGATGATCCCGGTTCCTCGGACCGTATTCAGGAGTTTTCTGAGTCCACCGATGAGTGGATGGTGGCGGTCCGCATGGTGTCCGAGGGCGTCGACGTCCCGCGCCTTGCAGTGGGCGTTTATGCTACCTCGGCGTCGACTCCTCTCTTTTTCGCCCAGGCCATCGGCCGCTTCGTGCGCTCGCGCATGCCGGGCGAGACGGCATCGGTTTTCCTTCCATCGGTTCCTGTGCTGCTGGGCTTGGCGGAAAATATGGAAAAGTCCCGCGACCACGTCTTGGGTGAAGAAAAGCCCGACAAGGAAGGCTGGGACGACGAACTGCTAGAGCAGGCGAATCAGAAAAAGACCGAACCAGACATGCTGGAGAAGTCTTATGAGTCGCTTGGTGCCGAAGCAGAGTTTTCGGGACTGCTCTACAACGGTTCTCAGTTCAATACCGGGGATATGACCACCGATGAGGAAGCGGATTTCCTTGGCATTCCCGGGCTACTGGATGCGGACCAAGTAAAAGACTTGCTGCGCAAGAAGCAATCCGAGGAAATGGACCGCCGCGAAGCGGAAGAAAAGGCGCGGCGTGCTGCTGAGGCGGAGGAAGCTCACCGCCGCAAGCTCTACGGTATGGACTATGCGCCGGCCTCACGGAAGAAGTCTATGGAGTCTGAGTCCAGCGATACTGGAGTCGTCGATGAGCTAGGCCAGTTGCGCAAGGAACTCAATACGGTTGTCTCCATCGCTGCCCAGCGCTCGGGCCGCCCGCACGGTGCTATCCATACCGAGGTGCGCAAGGCCTGCGGTGGACCGCCCACCGCGCTGTGCAACGCCGACCAGCTACGCGAGCGCATAGAATACCTGCGCAAGTGGTAG
- a CDS encoding IS3 family transposase (programmed frameshift), with translation MFIVNQQRKKYTPEYRREAANLVIESQRPIAHVAKEIGVSATILGRWVKLERERRGASDGLSEADLRAENARLRRELAEAKMDNEFLFKSDSLLRRQATRTEKFELMQREKANYSIKRMARLLKVSRSGYYKWSHTQQKRLSGEDNRAAFYDDVDRKIHQIWSDSDEVYGAPRITAELIERYHISLNRKTVAKRMRMMGIEGISPRAFVPVTTIQAKRKSTLPDLVKRMFDTGELNRVWMSDITYLRTGEGWLYLCAVRDGHSRRVLGWAMDSVQDTYLVERALRMAHTLRGDVPDGLVFHADRGTQFTSEKLWEVCRNLGIAQSVGRTGVCFDNVMAESFWSTLKTEFYDRKRWATRDAARKAVAYWIEVVYNRRRRHSALGMISPADFENRIGLTTSRKEIAA, from the exons ATGTTCATTGTGAATCAACAGCGCAAGAAGTACACGCCGGAGTACCGGCGTGAAGCCGCAAACCTGGTAATCGAGTCGCAGCGCCCAATCGCTCATGTGGCTAAGGAAATTGGCGTATCAGCCACAATTTTAGGCAGGTGGGTCAAACTCGAGCGTGAGCGCCGAGGAGCATCCGACGGGCTAAGCGAGGCGGATCTTCGTGCTGAGAATGCTCGTCTGCGCCGTGAGCTGGCGGAAGCCAAGATGGATAACGAGTTTTTGT TCAAAAGCGACAGCCTTCTTCGCCGCCAAGCAACGCGAACAGAAAAGTTCGAATTAATGCAGCGAGAGAAGGCGAACTACAGCATCAAACGTATGGCACGGCTATTAAAAGTGTCTCGGTCTGGATACTACAAATGGTCTCATACGCAGCAGAAGCGGCTATCCGGCGAAGATAATCGTGCAGCTTTTTACGATGACGTTGACCGTAAGATTCATCAGATTTGGTCGGACTCCGACGAGGTTTATGGTGCTCCGCGGATCACCGCAGAACTTATCGAGCGGTACCACATTTCGCTTAATCGTAAGACTGTGGCTAAACGGATGCGCATGATGGGCATTGAAGGGATTTCCCCGCGGGCCTTTGTCCCAGTGACAACGATTCAAGCCAAGCGTAAGTCCACGCTTCCTGACTTGGTCAAGCGCATGTTTGATACTGGTGAGCTCAACCGAGTATGGATGTCGGATATTACCTACCTGCGCACCGGTGAAGGCTGGTTGTACTTGTGCGCAGTCCGCGATGGTCATTCCCGCAGGGTACTGGGCTGGGCTATGGATAGCGTTCAAGATACATACCTGGTCGAACGGGCCCTGCGGATGGCGCATACACTACGCGGTGACGTGCCTGACGGGCTAGTGTTTCACGCTGACCGCGGAACCCAATTTACCAGCGAGAAGCTTTGGGAAGTTTGCCGCAACCTGGGCATTGCTCAGTCCGTAGGGCGTACCGGCGTGTGCTTCGATAACGTGATGGCCGAGTCATTCTGGTCGACGCTTAAAACCGAATTCTACGACCGTAAGCGCTGGGCGACCCGTGATGCTGCACGCAAGGCCGTTGCCTACTGGATTGAAGTCGTCTACAACCGCCGACGTCGGCACTCCGCACTCGGGATGATAAGCCCCGCCGACTTCGAGAACCGCATCGGTCTAACCACCAGCAGAAAAGAAATAGCCGCCTAA
- a CDS encoding 6-carboxyhexanoate--CoA ligase, with protein sequence MRASLEGRHISGAERIVEPHLVPRVSSELATRALRHEKGVPDSINIATRVVAVSDIAHVSALKVSTRDCENPESAQTVMMDVLAKDNRVSESAARRGIELLYRTRDMRGASIVCAETGERLDTHGQRGVRVGTFDWADSPHAESKNHRADAVALASKALAAPGIVAEVCISDDPERVKLFVCGAGFIGICRSGRGRPRPFG encoded by the coding sequence ATGCGTGCAAGCCTTGAGGGCAGGCATATCTCGGGTGCTGAACGCATCGTGGAACCACACCTTGTTCCTCGCGTGAGCTCAGAGCTTGCCACTCGTGCGTTGCGGCACGAGAAGGGCGTGCCGGATTCCATCAACATTGCTACGAGGGTGGTTGCAGTAAGTGACATTGCTCATGTAAGTGCCTTGAAGGTTAGTACACGGGACTGTGAGAACCCGGAGTCTGCACAAACGGTGATGATGGACGTGCTCGCTAAGGACAACCGAGTTTCCGAGAGCGCAGCCCGCCGAGGTATCGAGCTTCTGTACCGCACCCGCGATATGCGCGGTGCGAGCATCGTCTGCGCTGAAACCGGTGAGCGTCTAGACACTCATGGGCAACGTGGTGTTCGGGTGGGAACATTTGATTGGGCTGATTCCCCTCATGCAGAGTCGAAGAACCATCGGGCTGATGCCGTTGCTTTAGCATCCAAGGCTCTTGCTGCGCCGGGCATTGTCGCGGAAGTCTGTATTTCCGATGACCCGGAGCGTGTCAAGTTGTTTGTGTGTGGGGCTGGGTTTATAGGTATTTGTCGAAGCGGTCGGGGTAGGCCACGGCCATTTGGTTGA
- a CDS encoding 6-carboxyhexanoate--CoA ligase, which produces MRHSHDPSYTTGYVAVEGSYTALRNVKAEGGKQGGRVLFYSGALSALPETEQWLREKPVLVEGSWQ; this is translated from the coding sequence ATCAGACACTCTCATGACCCGAGCTACACCACCGGTTATGTCGCGGTCGAAGGTTCCTATACGGCTTTGCGCAACGTCAAGGCTGAAGGCGGGAAACAAGGTGGACGTGTCTTGTTCTATTCAGGCGCACTTAGTGCACTTCCGGAGACAGAGCAGTGGCTGCGTGAAAAGCCTGTCCTTGTGGAAGGTTCTTGGCAATGA